TTCCGTAAAACTCCGTCTCACCAAGAATTTGTTGATAAGGTCTTCCTGTTTTTAAAATTGAAATCAATTCACCAAGCTTTTGTTCATCATCTGTCAAAAGTTCCTGTTCTGAAAATCTTCTTTGTTCAAAAGAATCAAAGCCTGTAATTTTCTGAATAAATATTGAGGCTAAAAAAGCGCTTTCCGACTCAGTATAAAGGCCGGAAAGTTCTGCTTTGAAATATTTTTTATATGCTGAAACTGTCATTTATCTCGTGAAAACAAGTTTAGTGTCTGTAGATTTTTCTTCATCAATTCTATAGCCTTCATAGTTGAAAGCTTTTACATCTTCCAGTGTTTTGGCATTGGTTTCTGCACAGAATCTTACCACGAGACCTCTTGCATGTTTTGTGTACACTACAATGGTTTTCAGTTTACCTTCTCTTAATTCATAAAAATCAAAATCAATTACCTTATGGTTCAGTTTTTTTCTATCAATAACTTTTCCATATTCATTGCTGGCCAGGTGAAGCAGGATTTCTCCTTTTTTCATTTCAGAATTCAGTTGCTCTGTGATCTTCTCTCTCCAGAATTCATAGAGATTTTTGTACTGATCGAATTCAAAAGGACGTCCCATTTCCAGTCTGTAAAGCATTACTTTATCAGAAGGTTTCAGAAGACCGTACAATCCGGAAAGCATTCTGTAGTTTTTTTGAAGGTAATCTACGGCATCTTTATCAAGCGTTTTAGCATCCAATCCTCTGTACACTTCGCCTGTAAAAGCAAACATAGCAGGAGTAGATTCTTTCGCAGTAGGCTTTGATTTCCATTTTTGATTTCTTTCCCAGTTTTCATCAGCCAGCTTTGGCGAGATCTCCATAAGCTCAGAAAGATATTTGGGTGATTTTTCCTTTAAATAAGTTTGTATAAATGCTGCATCTTCAATGAATTTAGGAGTAGTAGATTTCAACAAATCGGTTGAATTTTCTACATTCATTAATTTGGCAGGTGATGTTACAATTTTCATAATATTAAAATACAGATAAATGTTTAAAATCAATAAAATTCATGGCCATCAGTGAGATCAGATCGATCATAAAATGACAGACGATCAGAATTTTAATGTTTGAATATTTTTTATAAAACATAGCAAAAACGACTCCAATAAAGAAAGGTACTACTACCTGGCCAATGGTTCCGTAAGTGCTGTGCAGAATTCCGAATAAAGCTGCGGAGACTAAGATCCCCGAAAGCGAACTGTTATATATTTTCTCAACCCTAGGTTGTATATAACCTCGCATCAGAAGTTCTTCAACAATGCCCGCTGTAAGGCATGTGAAAATAATTAAAAAGTAATTATTTTTAAAAAGGGTGGTGAATTGCAGAATTTTACTACTGTCTTCTTTATGGATGAAAAACTGAATCAATACATTCAGAATAGCTCCCCCGAATACACAGATCAGATATAGACAGATCACTGCTTTTATATTGAATGCAACAGAATACTTTTTTTCTTTTTTAAGCAAAAAAGAACCCTTTTCAATAAAGAGACTGTACAGAAATAAAATGAGCAAAACAGCCCAAATAGCAAGTCTGCTAAAAAAGAATATAGTACCCGTAACGATCTTTACTCCTGTAATCATACTGATAACAGGGAATACGTAAAGCATCACAATGCCTAAAAGCACAAATGTGAGCAGAATTCCTACAGAATATTTTCCATTAAGTCCCATACAACCTACCAACCGTAATTCTTACTTTGAATCTGAACCTTGAATTTTAAATGTCAAAAGATTTAAACTAAATAATTCCTTTTCCCTGACGAATAATTTCCGGCTCACCAGAAGTAAGGTCTACAATAGTGGAAGCTACATTATCACCATATCCTGAGTCGATAACAATATCTACCAGGTGATCATATTTTTCAGCGATCAATTCCGGGTCGGTAGAGTATTCGATAATTTCATCATCATCTCTGATAGAAGTTGAAGCAATAGGATGTCCTAGCTTTTCAACAATAAGTTGCGGAATCGGGTGATCCGGAACACGGATACCGATTGTTTTATGTCCTTTATAAGCCAGAGGTAAACTTTTGTTAGCTTCAAGAATGAAAGTGAATGGTCCCGGAAGATGACTTTTCAGAAACCTGAAAACTGAAGTATCAATAGGCCTTGTAAAGTCGGAAAGATGACTCAGATCATTACAAATAATCGAGAATTTTGACTTTTCAAGCTTTAATTTTTTCAATTGAGCCAACTTTTCCATGGCTTTTATATCAAAAATATTACAGCCAAGTGCATAAATTGTATCTGAAGGATAGATAATCAATCCGCCATTATTTAATGTTTTAATGACTTCATTCACAAGATTTTCCTGTGGATTGTCGGGATAAATTTTTAATATCTTTGCCATAAAACAAAGATACAAATAATAAAATAGTTTTCATAAAAGTCCTTTATTTAAAAGAAAAATTAGGATTTGTGAAAAATATTCGTACCTTTGCAATCCAATATCGCGGGATGGAGCAGTAGGTAGCTCGTCGGGCTCATAACCCGAAGGTCATCGGTTCGAGTCCGGTTCCCGCTACTAAGTTAAGTGCTTTCGGTAAGCACTCTAAAAATACACCGCGGGATGGAGCAGTAGGTAGCTCGTCGGGCTCATAACCCGAAGGTCATCGGTTCGAGTCCGGTTCCCGCTACTAAGTAAGTGTTTTCGGTAAACACTCTAAAAATACACCGCGGGATGGAGCAGTAGGTAGCTCGTCGGGCTCATAACCCGAAGGTCATCGGTTCGAGTCCGGTTCCCGCTACTAAGTTAAGTGCTTTCGGTAAGCACTCTAAAAATACACCGCGGGATGGAGCAGTAGGTAGCTCGTCGGGCTCATAACCCGAAGGTCATCGGTTCGAGTCCGGTTCCCGCTACTAAGTTAAGTGCTTTCGGTAAGCACTCTAAAAATACACCGCGGGATGGAGCAGTAGGTAGCTCGTCGGGCTCATAACCCGAAGGTCATCGGTTCGAGTCCGGTTCCCGCTACTAAGCTAAGTGTTTTCGGTAAACACTCTAAAAATACACCGCGGGATGGAGCAGTAGGTAGCTCGTCGGGCTCATAACCCGAAGGTCATCGGTTCGAGTCCGGTTCCCGCTACTCAACGAGAGGAGCAATATAATATTGCTCCTCTTTTTTTATGGATAAAATTTGATTTTCAAATATGATTATATTGAAATTCCATATTCAGGTTTTGGAAATTCACCGGGGGTTTTATATCGGGTAGAATTTCCTTTATGGTACCATGCACCTAAGCCGGAGATCATTAAAGCCATATTGTGAACAAAGCGTTCAATATTCTTTGTTCCAGCCCAAAATCAGGTAGGTTGTTTTGCAGTTCTACAAATTCATTTACATATGAATCATGGATGCGCATGGCTTCTGTAGTAGCTTCTTCTAATGAAACTTTATACTGATTTTTTATAACAAGTATAATATTGAGAACTTCAGTATCTACAGCGAGTTCTTTTTCTATTGAAGCAAAATCATTTTGAATCGCCATAATACGACACATGAGCATTTTCAATCGCTTAATTGTTGGGTGTTCAGATATAGAGTTTGGAACAATATAATTAATTGATGGCTCAACCGGATCTCCGTAAGGATACATGGAAATTGAATATTCACGGATAAGTAAAAGATTATTTAAAGTAGGGAATTCTTTTTTTAGTTTATATGGCGTTTCTTCCATAATTCCATAAGTGGTATAGCTGTAAAAATCTTTTGTCCAGCGTTCAAACCAGTCATTATTAACGTAAGGAAGAAATTCTTGTCTGCTTAAGGCTACTTGTCTCATAAGCCCAATATCAATCTGATTTAGGTTTTTCGCCCATCATAATATCCATAATATGGTTTCTGATATCGATGAGTTTATTAACAGGACATACCTCGTAATAGTCATCATATAATGTAAGCCATACCATAAATCTTGCTATGGGCCTGATTTGCTCTATGGTAGAAGCTGCTGGAAACATGTAAGAAGTGGCTTCTGCAAGACCATGTTTCTTATATTTTTTTCTCGTGGATTCAGACATGAACTGGTAATCTGTATCAATCCAACTTGTTTCTTCTTCATAAAAAGATTGAGAAAAAGGACCAATTTCATATGACCAAGGATACTGTAAAATAGGAACATCTTTTTGTTTCATGATTTAAAATATTTAATAAGTGATATAAATTTTTATGTACTCTTTTTATAAAGATTATTTTTGGTTGAGCCTTTCTTTTAATTCACCAGCACTTGGAAATTCAGCTTGGTTATAACGATCCAGCTTGGTAGAAATGTTCTTCCATCCGCTAAGTACCATACTCATGTAATGTACCCAATTGACCACAGCATCGTGCCATATCCCGAAATCCGGAAGTGAAGCTTGCAGTTCTAAAAATTCCTTTAGATCTTCATTATGCAAACGAAGATCTTCCAGGCAGGCTTCTTTCAAAGACATTTGATTTTGATGTTGGATTACTTTCACAATATTATAATAGATGCTGTCTGTGGCTTCATCTTTTATAACGGATTGTACTTCATTGAAAAAGGTAACTAAATGACAGGCTAATGCTTGCAGGCGCTGAATCACAGGATGTTCATGTATTTCTGGAGGAAGAACAACGCCTGTTTCTACCTCTGTCAGCTGTAGGAAAGGATAGAGGCATATAGAATCTTCTCGTAAAATAATGCACTCTTTCACAGAGGGATACATTTTATTTTTCTTGTACTTAAGCTCGGTTTCAAGCCCGTTAAAATACCTGCTGATCATTTGTGTAAAACGAGTGAGTGATTCTTTTGGTATAAACTGTAGTAATTCTTCTCTAAGAGAAACAAGCATAGCTCCTAAAGGTATTCCTGATTCTTCAGCGTTGATCTCGCCATTTAATATGGCAACTGATTGAGTATGTACATATCCAATTTCATTGGGGTCGCTTTCCTCATAGAGGTCGTCATTATACAAAGTCCATAGCATCAATCTGCAGATAGGTTTGAAGCGTTCAGGTGATGCGGTTGGGAACCACTGAGCTGCAATATGAGCGGTTTGGGTTTTTTTATACTTTTTGCGGAGATCAGGATTCTGTGCATAAAGCCAAAAGTATTCTCCATCGATCCACTGGCTCTCAGTAATCTCTTGCAGTTGTTCTGCGTTAGGATTTTTTAATGTAGGAAACGGGTACCTGAACTGCTGACGAAGCAACTCAAGTGTACTAAAATTTTCTTGATTCATAACTAATGTGTTTGGTTTTGTATAAATGTACGATTATTTATAAAAATATATTAATTATTTAATTATAAATGATTATTAAAATAAAGTTTGTTTATAAATTAAATATATCACCATTATATGAAATAATTTGAAATCCTCTTCAATACAGGAAATATTTATTTTAGTTCACTTTTGATCTCAAATGAAACGGATAAATTTGCGAAGTAAAAAGAGGAGTATATTTTCACTTTTTTGAGGTTTATTCTGACTTGTGAAGAAACCTTTTTCCCCTTTTTCGTTACTTACAATGTAGTAAACTCTAGAATTTTAGTTTTTATTTACATATATATATAATGTTAAGTTCTACGTAGATTAAATAGCTCATGAATAGTTTTGTACTTTATCATTGAGTATTATTATGAATGATGTTGGGAGATGATAAGATGCTAAGTCTTTTTGAATAGCTGCTGCTTGTAAGAATATGGGGGATTTTATCTGAGGTATTCTCCCAGATTACACAAATATTTAACCACCACGAATGCATTAATAATTTTATTTATCCAAAAAAACAATGTACTTATTGTGGTTAAAAAATAAGTGGTTTAATCGCATAGGAATATAGAATCTTGTAATGAAAAGATATGATTTCCTGCGGAGAATCTTGAATTCTTTTATGCCTTAAAAAGAGCAAGTATGATAAGGACTTTATGCTTTTGCGTTTTTAAACTTGGAAAATTCAAAGATTTTGTTGATTACGCAGATTCTTTTAAAGAGATAAATTACCTCTTTGAGATTGTATAATTGCCACGAATACAATAATGATTTTATTCTTTAATCCGTGGCAAAAATATGGTGCTTGTTTCCGGTTCCAAAAATCCTGAGAAACTCTAGAAATCAGAAGATATTAATGGCTTTTCTTTGTAGCCACTACAGAATATACCATAGGGATCTTGTCTTCCAAATGGGCTATTCTATATTTTTGAGGCTCAAATTCAACGGTTCCATTGAAACAATTGTAGGGTGAATAATCAAACTCATCAAGGCTGTTGATTTCAAGTCCGTTTTTGATAAGACTGTTCATTACTTCACTTAATCCATGGTTCCACATAACATAAGATTGTGTGATATCAGCGTTTTTGTCAGCATAAGTTCCACTTTGAGTTTCGAGGATAGCTCCGGAATTAAAATATCGGTAGCCTACGGTTTCAAAATTATCATCAAACATCCAAACCACAGGATGAAATTCAACAAATACAAATTTCCCATTGGGCTTTAGAAAATGTGAAATGACTTTTGCCCATTTGTCCAGATCCGGTAACCAACCAATAGTTCCATAGCTGGTAAAAACAATATCAAACTGTTTGTCCAGATGATTAGGGAGGTCATAAACATCACTACAGATGAACTGAGCATTTGAGTTCATATCATGTGCCAGTTTTTGGGCACTTTCAATGGCTTTATCTGATAAATCAATGCCTGTAACTTCTGCTCCAAGCCTGCCTAATGAAATAGTATCCTGCCCAAAATGGCATTGTAAATGTAGGATTGACTTTCCCTGCAGGTCACCTAATAGATCCAATTCAATGTCATTGAGTGAACTTTTCCCTTTCAAAAATCCTTCTACGTCATAGAATTCAGAATTTATATGGGTTTCTGTTCTATTGTTCCAAGAGTTTCTGTTGATTTCTATATAATTATTTTCTGGGTTCATTTTGTAAATTAGTTTTTAATAGATGTGTAAACTACTAATTTACATAAAATTTATGTTTATTTAGAACATTACTGCTCAGATTTCCATTGTTGGTATTCTTCTCTCATACAATGACCACATGGGCGATATCCATTGTGTAAGGCCTCTGCTTTATCGGTAAAAAATATTCGGTTCATTTTTTTTATTCTTTTTCCTGATTTACAGCCTAATAATCCATAGATTTTTAGCTTTTTATTTCCGCCCAGACGAATTTCCTGGTTTCGGATTTTACTTCTTAGTGCAGAGTCTGAAAGGTGTGAGTGTAGGAGCATGTTTTTAGAGGGAAGTTTGAGGCTGGAAGCTGGAAGTTGTTGAAGCCGAGGTTTAAATAAAGGTTTGTTTTAATGAATGAAATGGGATGATGATTTGTTTTTAGAGGGAAGTTTGAGGCTGAAAGCTGGAAGAAGGAAGTTTCTTGAGTTCTGAAGCTTAAATATTTGTATTATAATCAATTGAATTCAATGATCATGATTGATTTTCTGCCTAATATAAACTTCCAGCCTCCTGCTTCCATCTTCCAACCCAATTAATTCGCTGCATCATGGAAAATAATGCCCAAAGCATATCGTTTTCCTGTTTTTACTTCACTTACTCCATGTTTCATATTGACTCTGTAATATCCTTTTACTCCCTTTTCAGGCTTGAAATGAGTAGTGAAAATAAGAATGTCTCCTTTTTTAGGTCTTAAAACAATTGCTTTGGATTGGGCTCTCGGAACTTGTTGGGTAAGAACAAACTCTCCGCCTGTAAAGTCTTGATCAGGTTCACTCAGCATCAATACAATCTGAATGGGAAAATACATATCACCATATAGATCCTGGTGCAAAGTATTGAAACCGCCTTCATCATATTTTAAAATCAAAGCAGTTGCTTTTTGTTGATTATTGGAGTGGCATTGCTGCAAAAACATCTGGTGTTCCGGAGGAAAAGAAATAGAAATATTCAACGCTTTAAACCAGGTGTTGGCAATAGGAGCGAGATAAGGATAGATGTGGGTTCGCAGGTTTTGAAGGAGTTCAGGCAGTGGGTAATTAAAATATTTATATTCGCCCAGGCCAAAACGATGCCGTGCCATTACAACGGTTTTTCGATAGAGTTCAGGCTGGTCATAGTTCAGGGATAGGGTGTCACATTCTTTATCTGAGAGTAAGTTGGGGATAATAGCGTATCCGTTTTGATGCATAGATTCCGTTATGAAGTGCCAATCTGTATCTTGAATTCTTTGAAGTATATCTGTCATTGTTTTGTATTTATACTACAAAGATCTGAACTCTGTTGCGGGTATAAAATCCGAAATATGCGGTATTTCGTTGCGTATAATATGTTTTTGAATTCGGTTGATTGATTCTCTGGACTATCTTTATAACTTAAATCTGGATGATAAATATAGTCCTGTTTAAAGATACTTTTGCAGAGTTAATTAAATACATATAACAATGAATTACACGATTAAAAAAGCAAGTCTTGAGGATCTTAATGAAACCGCAGAGCTATTTAACCTTTACCGTATTTTTTACAGGCAGGAATCTGATGTAGAAAGAGGAAAATCATTTCTTAGAGAAAGATTTCTAAACAGTGAATCTGATATTTTTCTTGTTTGTGTTGATGGGAAAGCAGTAGGGTTTGTACAGCTTTATAAACTGTTTCATTATACTAAGCTACAAAAACAATGGTTGTTAAGCGATTTATTTGTTCATGCTGATTATAGAGGAAAAGGGCTTTCTGTAGCATTAATCGATCGCAGTAAGCAATGGTGTGAAGAGACGGGAGCTTGCGGTCTGATGCTTGAAACTGAGAAAACAAACGATGTCGGAAATAGCCTATATCCTCGTTGCGGATTTGAGTATGATGGATTACACAATTATTATCATTGGTGGAAATAGAAAAAGAAGAGTTTAAATCGGAGGCACAGAATAGCATTCTTTTTGTCTTT
This is a stretch of genomic DNA from Chryseobacterium tructae. It encodes these proteins:
- a CDS encoding terpene synthase family protein, yielding MNQENFSTLELLRQQFRYPFPTLKNPNAEQLQEITESQWIDGEYFWLYAQNPDLRKKYKKTQTAHIAAQWFPTASPERFKPICRLMLWTLYNDDLYEESDPNEIGYVHTQSVAILNGEINAEESGIPLGAMLVSLREELLQFIPKESLTRFTQMISRYFNGLETELKYKKNKMYPSVKECIILREDSICLYPFLQLTEVETGVVLPPEIHEHPVIQRLQALACHLVTFFNEVQSVIKDEATDSIYYNIVKVIQHQNQMSLKEACLEDLRLHNEDLKEFLELQASLPDFGIWHDAVVNWVHYMSMVLSGWKNISTKLDRYNQAEFPSAGELKERLNQK
- a CDS encoding 2OG-Fe(II) oxygenase — encoded protein: MTDILQRIQDTDWHFITESMHQNGYAIIPNLLSDKECDTLSLNYDQPELYRKTVVMARHRFGLGEYKYFNYPLPELLQNLRTHIYPYLAPIANTWFKALNISISFPPEHQMFLQQCHSNNQQKATALILKYDEGGFNTLHQDLYGDMYFPIQIVLMLSEPDQDFTGGEFVLTQQVPRAQSKAIVLRPKKGDILIFTTHFKPEKGVKGYYRVNMKHGVSEVKTGKRYALGIIFHDAAN
- a CDS encoding class I SAM-dependent methyltransferase, with translation MNPENNYIEINRNSWNNRTETHINSEFYDVEGFLKGKSSLNDIELDLLGDLQGKSILHLQCHFGQDTISLGRLGAEVTGIDLSDKAIESAQKLAHDMNSNAQFICSDVYDLPNHLDKQFDIVFTSYGTIGWLPDLDKWAKVISHFLKPNGKFVFVEFHPVVWMFDDNFETVGYRYFNSGAILETQSGTYADKNADITQSYVMWNHGLSEVMNSLIKNGLEINSLDEFDYSPYNCFNGTVEFEPQKYRIAHLEDKIPMVYSVVATKKSH
- a CDS encoding L-threonylcarbamoyladenylate synthase gives rise to the protein MAKILKIYPDNPQENLVNEVIKTLNNGGLIIYPSDTIYALGCNIFDIKAMEKLAQLKKLKLEKSKFSIICNDLSHLSDFTRPIDTSVFRFLKSHLPGPFTFILEANKSLPLAYKGHKTIGIRVPDHPIPQLIVEKLGHPIASTSIRDDDEIIEYSTDPELIAEKYDHLVDIVIDSGYGDNVASTIVDLTSGEPEIIRQGKGII
- a CDS encoding CPBP family intramembrane glutamic endopeptidase translates to MGLNGKYSVGILLTFVLLGIVMLYVFPVISMITGVKIVTGTIFFFSRLAIWAVLLILFLYSLFIEKGSFLLKKEKKYSVAFNIKAVICLYLICVFGGAILNVLIQFFIHKEDSSKILQFTTLFKNNYFLIIFTCLTAGIVEELLMRGYIQPRVEKIYNSSLSGILVSAALFGILHSTYGTIGQVVVPFFIGVVFAMFYKKYSNIKILIVCHFMIDLISLMAMNFIDFKHLSVF
- the yaaA gene encoding peroxide stress protein YaaA, coding for MKIVTSPAKLMNVENSTDLLKSTTPKFIEDAAFIQTYLKEKSPKYLSELMEISPKLADENWERNQKWKSKPTAKESTPAMFAFTGEVYRGLDAKTLDKDAVDYLQKNYRMLSGLYGLLKPSDKVMLYRLEMGRPFEFDQYKNLYEFWREKITEQLNSEMKKGEILLHLASNEYGKVIDRKKLNHKVIDFDFYELREGKLKTIVVYTKHARGLVVRFCAETNAKTLEDVKAFNYEGYRIDEEKSTDTKLVFTR
- a CDS encoding GNAT family N-acetyltransferase — translated: MNYTIKKASLEDLNETAELFNLYRIFYRQESDVERGKSFLRERFLNSESDIFLVCVDGKAVGFVQLYKLFHYTKLQKQWLLSDLFVHADYRGKGLSVALIDRSKQWCEETGACGLMLETEKTNDVGNSLYPRCGFEYDGLHNYYHWWK
- a CDS encoding terpene synthase family protein; amino-acid sequence: MRQVALSRQEFLPYVNNDWFERWTKDFYSYTTYGIMEETPYKLKKEFPTLNNLLLIREYSISMYPYGDPVEPSINYIVPNSISEHPTIKRLKMLMCRIMAIQNDFASIEKELAVDTEVLNIILVIKNQYKVSLEEATTEAMRIHDSYVNEFVELQNNLPDFGLEQRILNALFTIWL
- a CDS encoding Ada metal-binding domain-containing protein, producing the protein MLLHSHLSDSALRSKIRNQEIRLGGNKKLKIYGLLGCKSGKRIKKMNRIFFTDKAEALHNGYRPCGHCMREEYQQWKSEQ